Proteins from one Chlorogloeopsis sp. ULAP01 genomic window:
- a CDS encoding putative 2-dehydropantoate 2-reductase — MLERRYAILGTGALGGFYGARLQQAGLDVHFLLKSDFEHVTKNGLVVESKDGNFALTQVKAYCDVEKMPGCDVVVVALKTTQNHLLPQMLPHVLKDNGVALVLQNGLGIEEEIADIVGNHKVIGGLCFLCSNKLGPGHICHLDYGKVTLGEYAPDYQAVGNTDRMRQIGNDFERAGIAIDLAEDLLLARWQKLVWNIPYNGLSVILNATTRELMADAYTRKLVENLMYEVVAGAKTSGRTIDDRFIAQMLEYTDKMKPYRTSMKIDYDEGRPLEVEAIFGNPLRKALAVGVNLPQISCVYHQLKFLDAKSRDFNK, encoded by the coding sequence ATGTTGGAGCGCAGATACGCCATTCTCGGAACGGGCGCTTTAGGTGGATTCTACGGTGCTAGACTGCAACAAGCTGGATTGGATGTACATTTTTTACTTAAAAGTGACTTTGAACACGTAACTAAAAATGGTTTAGTCGTCGAGTCAAAAGATGGAAACTTTGCACTTACCCAAGTTAAAGCCTACTGTGACGTTGAGAAGATGCCGGGTTGTGATGTGGTAGTAGTTGCCTTAAAAACAACACAAAATCATTTGCTGCCACAGATGTTGCCTCATGTGCTCAAAGATAATGGCGTAGCTTTAGTACTGCAGAATGGGTTGGGGATTGAAGAGGAAATAGCTGATATTGTTGGTAATCATAAGGTAATCGGTGGATTATGCTTTTTGTGTTCTAATAAATTGGGGCCAGGTCATATTTGCCACCTCGATTATGGAAAAGTTACCTTGGGAGAGTACGCTCCTGACTATCAGGCAGTAGGCAATACAGACAGAATGCGGCAAATAGGTAATGACTTTGAGCGTGCTGGTATTGCGATTGATTTAGCTGAAGATTTACTTTTGGCACGTTGGCAAAAATTGGTGTGGAATATTCCTTATAATGGGCTATCTGTGATTCTCAACGCTACAACACGTGAATTAATGGCAGATGCTTATACTCGTAAATTGGTGGAAAATTTGATGTACGAAGTTGTCGCCGGAGCCAAAACTTCTGGTAGGACGATAGACGATCGCTTCATTGCCCAAATGCTTGAGTATACCGATAAAATGAAGCCTTATCGCACCAGTATGAAGATAGACTACGATGAGGGGCGTCCATTGGAAGTAGAAGCAATTTTTGGTAATCCATTAAGGAAAGCGCTTGCTGTTGGTGTAAATTTGCCACAAATTAGTTGTGTGTATCATCAGTTGAAGTTTTTGGATGCTAAAAGTAGAGACTTTAATAAGTAA
- a CDS encoding AarF/ABC1/UbiB kinase family protein, translating to MFLTQTVPRQREIIEVLFRNGWDYMRRLLTGGKPDEPQLPTPAVLKNILVDLGPVYVKLGQLMSTRPDLLSASYIEELSTLQDEVPPVPWSEIEVIIRKQLKQPLEETFATINPIPVAAGSIAQTHRATLKDGREVALKVQRPGIDIIVNQDIALIQGIADLVARTEFGQTYEIKSIAEEFTKALEAELDFTREASYTDQLRRNLSQGRWFDPNQVVVAEIYWDVTTAKLMVMEWLDGVPLLSANFDNDQNGKSPAVERQKVTTLLFRAFFQQLYIDGFFHADPHPGNLFYLKDGRVALIDCGMMGRLDPRTQRILTEMLLAIVDLDAQRCAQLTLQLSDSAQPVILSRLENDYDRMLRKYYNLSLSQMNFSQIIYELLQVARNNKIRLPSNMGLYAKTLANLEGVARSFNPEVNFIDEVQPLLTDLFRRQLFGEAPVRSLLRTALDLKSLSLQSPRHIELLLDRVTSETLQWNLSLRGLDGLRRTADDAANRLSFSILVGSLIMGAAIISSNARTAQLSFLSNVLFATASLLGLWLIISILRSGRLR from the coding sequence ATGTTTCTCACCCAAACTGTTCCCCGTCAAAGAGAAATCATCGAAGTTTTATTCCGCAATGGCTGGGACTATATGCGAAGGTTGCTCACTGGCGGTAAACCAGATGAGCCTCAATTGCCCACACCTGCGGTTTTGAAAAATATCTTGGTAGATTTGGGGCCTGTTTATGTTAAACTTGGACAGTTAATGTCTACCCGCCCGGACTTACTAAGCGCGTCTTATATCGAGGAATTGTCAACGCTGCAAGATGAAGTACCACCTGTTCCTTGGTCAGAAATAGAAGTTATCATCCGTAAACAATTAAAACAGCCTTTAGAGGAAACTTTTGCAACTATTAATCCTATACCTGTAGCGGCTGGCTCAATTGCTCAGACACATCGGGCTACACTCAAAGACGGACGGGAAGTCGCGCTGAAAGTTCAACGTCCGGGAATAGATATTATCGTTAACCAAGATATTGCTTTGATTCAAGGTATTGCCGATTTGGTGGCACGTACCGAATTTGGGCAAACTTACGAAATCAAATCCATAGCCGAAGAATTTACCAAAGCCCTAGAAGCTGAGTTAGATTTTACGCGAGAAGCTAGTTATACTGATCAATTACGACGTAATCTATCTCAAGGTCGTTGGTTTGACCCTAATCAGGTAGTAGTTGCCGAAATTTACTGGGATGTGACTACTGCCAAGTTGATGGTAATGGAATGGTTGGATGGTGTACCACTATTGTCAGCTAATTTTGACAATGACCAAAATGGTAAAAGTCCTGCTGTCGAACGTCAAAAAGTTACTACTCTGTTATTTCGTGCTTTTTTCCAACAGCTTTATATAGATGGCTTCTTTCATGCCGATCCGCATCCAGGGAATTTGTTTTATCTCAAAGATGGGCGGGTTGCTTTAATTGATTGTGGCATGATGGGAAGGCTCGATCCGCGCACGCAACGGATATTGACGGAGATGTTGCTGGCAATTGTCGATTTAGATGCCCAACGCTGTGCTCAATTGACTTTGCAACTTTCAGATTCTGCCCAACCAGTAATTTTATCTCGCTTAGAAAATGACTATGACCGAATGCTGCGCAAGTATTACAACTTGAGCTTGTCTCAAATGAATTTTAGTCAGATTATTTACGAACTGCTGCAAGTTGCCCGCAATAATAAAATTCGCTTACCTAGCAACATGGGCTTGTATGCTAAGACTCTGGCTAATTTAGAGGGAGTAGCGCGATCATTCAATCCAGAGGTTAACTTTATAGATGAAGTTCAACCATTGCTGACAGACTTATTTCGTCGCCAGTTGTTTGGAGAAGCTCCTGTGCGATCGCTTCTGAGAACAGCACTGGATCTTAAAAGTTTGTCTTTACAATCTCCCCGACATATTGAATTACTTTTAGATAGAGTTACATCCGAAACACTACAGTGGAATTTATCTTTACGCGGGCTAGATGGATTGCGTCGTACAGCAGACGATGCCGCCAATCGACTTTCTTTCAGTATCTTAGTAGGCTCACTGATTATGGGTGCAGCAATTATTTCTAGTAATGCACGTACAGCCCAACTATCTTTTTTAAGTAACGTGTTATTTGCTACTGCTAGTTTATTGGGATTGTGGTTGATTATCAGTATTCTGCGATCGGGTCGTTTACGTTAA
- a CDS encoding fasciclin domain-containing protein, translated as MADIVDIAVNADSFKTLVTAVQAAGLVETLKSPGPFTVFAPTDDAFAKLPPGTIQTLVQNIPQLTRILKYHVVPGKLKKDDLAKLGTVTSVEGSTINIDCSDGFEVKNATVLAADIEADNGVIHVIDTVILMG; from the coding sequence ATGGCTGATATAGTTGATATTGCTGTTAATGCGGATTCTTTTAAGACTCTAGTAACTGCTGTACAAGCGGCAGGATTGGTAGAAACATTAAAAAGCCCTGGCCCATTTACAGTTTTTGCACCCACAGATGATGCTTTTGCCAAATTACCACCTGGAACTATCCAAACTTTAGTACAGAATATTCCCCAACTAACAAGAATTTTAAAGTATCATGTTGTACCTGGAAAACTTAAAAAGGATGATTTAGCAAAACTTGGCACTGTGACTTCTGTCGAAGGTTCAACAATTAATATTGATTGTTCTGATGGATTTGAAGTTAAAAATGCTACTGTTTTAGCAGCAGATATAGAAGCTGACAATGGCGTAATTCACGTTATCGACACAGTGATTCTCATGGGGTAG
- a CDS encoding lipid-A-disaccharide synthase, with product MPAVDIVILSNGPGEVTTWVRPVVRALRQQLGDDRSKVRISVILSPCPNATGKETDIASSYPEVDRVQSAKHFWRFLLSGKTDENWDWRSRGVVVFLGGDQFFPVVIGKRLGYSTVVYAEWEARWHSLINRFGVMKPEVYARASQKYAHKFTVVGDLMAEAASDSSLVINHLSMVENQGQMTELIGLLPGSKAAKLSQGVPLTLAAAEYIHAKRPQTRFVIPVAPTLDLNTLASFANPQKNPFVKTFGFSSAELFHYEAPVLKTATGLTIELLTKNPAYDMLSKCCMCLTTVGANTAELGSLAVPMIVLLPTQQLDAMRAWDGLPGLLANLPGVGSAFAKAINWLFLRRKGLLAWPNIWAQEMIVPELVGKLQPQEVAEIVLDYLTYPEKLDEIRAKLRGIRGETGAAQKLAQLVCEEIGARG from the coding sequence ATGCCAGCAGTTGATATTGTAATTCTCTCAAATGGCCCTGGAGAAGTAACGACTTGGGTACGCCCAGTAGTGCGAGCATTACGTCAGCAGCTGGGAGATGACCGTTCAAAAGTAAGAATTTCAGTGATTTTATCGCCTTGCCCTAACGCCACTGGTAAAGAAACCGATATAGCCAGTTCTTACCCAGAAGTAGATAGAGTGCAGTCAGCAAAGCATTTTTGGCGTTTTTTACTTTCGGGAAAAACCGATGAAAATTGGGATTGGAGAAGTCGAGGTGTAGTTGTTTTTCTTGGTGGAGATCAATTTTTTCCTGTAGTTATTGGCAAAAGGCTTGGTTATAGTACGGTTGTTTACGCGGAATGGGAGGCACGCTGGCATAGTTTAATCAATCGCTTTGGGGTAATGAAGCCAGAAGTTTACGCTAGAGCATCGCAGAAATATGCCCATAAATTTACCGTTGTTGGGGATTTGATGGCAGAAGCAGCTAGTGATTCGTCATTAGTCATTAATCATTTGTCTATGGTAGAAAACCAAGGACAAATGACTGAACTGATAGGTTTACTCCCTGGTTCTAAGGCGGCAAAGTTATCTCAGGGAGTACCTCTGACTTTAGCAGCAGCAGAATATATTCACGCCAAAAGGCCACAAACTAGATTTGTCATTCCTGTAGCGCCGACTTTAGATTTAAACACTTTAGCTAGTTTTGCCAATCCCCAGAAAAACCCTTTTGTGAAAACTTTCGGTTTTTCGTCAGCAGAATTATTTCACTATGAGGCTCCTGTACTTAAAACCGCAACTGGTTTAACTATCGAACTGTTAACTAAAAATCCTGCCTACGATATGCTGTCCAAGTGTTGTATGTGCTTAACAACCGTAGGAGCAAATACAGCTGAACTAGGTTCTTTAGCAGTGCCAATGATTGTTTTGCTTCCCACTCAACAATTAGATGCGATGAGAGCTTGGGATGGTTTGCCAGGATTGCTAGCAAATTTACCTGGCGTAGGTTCTGCCTTTGCTAAAGCTATCAACTGGTTATTTTTGAGGCGTAAAGGTTTATTAGCATGGCCTAACATCTGGGCGCAAGAAATGATTGTGCCAGAACTGGTAGGAAAACTTCAGCCGCAAGAGGTAGCGGAAATAGTATTAGATTATTTGACTTATCCCGAAAAACTAGACGAAATACGAGCCAAGTTGCGCGGCATTAGAGGAGAAACTGGTGCAGCGCAAAAACTTGCACAGTTGGTGTGTGAGGAGATAGGAGCTAGGGGCTAG
- a CDS encoding ATP-binding cassette domain-containing protein — protein sequence MPIIEAQNLSKVYPVAVKEPGLIGTITHFFRRTYREIKAVQDVSFEIGTGEVVGFLGPNGAGKTTTLKMLTGLVHPSSGKVRVAGYVPFRRQEAFLQKITLVMGQKQQLLWDLPAMDSLKINAAVYDISEREFRQRVGELTEMLSLEGKLSQPVRKLSLGERMKAELLAALLHHPKVLFLDEPTLGLDVNAQVGVRDFLREYNQRYQATVLLTSHYMADITALCERVLLIHRGNLMYDGSLDGLLERFAPYREVHIELAHPLPKEKLMLYGDVQKVDGRMVCFMVQQEELTRTVSRILVELEVTDLKVTEPPVEEVIGRVFLEGVVSR from the coding sequence ATGCCGATTATCGAGGCTCAAAATTTGAGCAAAGTTTATCCTGTTGCTGTTAAAGAACCAGGCTTAATTGGAACAATTACCCACTTTTTTCGTCGCACCTATCGCGAAATTAAAGCGGTTCAAGATGTTTCCTTTGAAATTGGAACAGGTGAAGTAGTAGGCTTTTTAGGGCCAAATGGTGCAGGTAAAACTACTACACTCAAAATGCTCACAGGATTGGTTCATCCTTCTAGTGGTAAAGTCAGAGTAGCTGGTTATGTTCCCTTTCGTCGTCAAGAAGCGTTCTTGCAAAAGATTACCTTAGTGATGGGGCAAAAACAACAGTTGCTTTGGGATTTGCCAGCAATGGATTCTTTAAAGATTAATGCTGCTGTTTACGATATCTCGGAGCGTGAGTTTCGTCAACGGGTGGGAGAATTAACTGAGATGCTGTCCCTAGAAGGCAAGCTTTCCCAACCTGTGCGGAAGCTATCTTTGGGTGAACGGATGAAAGCAGAGCTTTTAGCAGCACTATTGCACCATCCCAAAGTGTTGTTTTTGGATGAACCCACTTTAGGATTGGATGTTAACGCTCAGGTGGGGGTACGTGATTTCTTACGTGAATACAATCAGCGCTATCAGGCAACCGTGTTACTAACTAGTCATTACATGGCTGATATTACAGCTTTATGCGAACGAGTACTGTTAATTCATCGAGGAAACCTAATGTATGACGGTAGTTTGGATGGATTACTAGAAAGATTTGCACCCTATCGAGAAGTTCATATAGAGTTGGCTCATCCTCTACCTAAGGAAAAACTCATGCTTTACGGTGATGTGCAAAAGGTAGATGGGCGAATGGTGTGTTTTATGGTACAGCAAGAAGAATTAACACGTACTGTATCGCGAATTTTAGTTGAGTTAGAGGTAACTGATTTAAAAGTGACTGAACCGCCTGTAGAAGAGGTGATTGGGCGAGTATTTTTAGAAGGAGTGGTTAGTAGATAA
- the murJ gene encoding murein biosynthesis integral membrane protein MurJ, whose translation MFSDKRRLNICRVLFVTQEQKVSRSLAGIAGIVAVATIISKVVGLARQVAIGAAFGTGPVADAYSFAYIIPGFLLILLGGINGPFYSAIVSVLAKRKKEEAAPLVETMTTLVGGVLLIVTIALAIFAGNLIEVTTPGLDQRADGQLVKAIATKQLQIMSPMAILAGLIGIGFGTLNVANQFWLPSISPLLSSITVVIAVAFLWLQLGTKIYTAEYLMYGGAVLAIGTLAGAVLQWLVQLVAQARIGMGSFRLRFDFNQPGVREVMKIMLPATFSSGMLYINWQINSIFASFIPAAASGLNYANLLVQTPLGVISNVVLVPLLPIFSRLTDPNDWHELKQRIRQGLILSAFTMLPLGALMIALSNPIVRVVYKRGAFDQAASDMVSSLLVAYGVGMFVYLGRDVLVRVFYALGDGETPFRISLFNIFVNVFLDWILIKSFGAPGLVLATVGVNLSSTLMLLWLLDRKLNGIPWREWSIPIFGLTGASFVAGFASFFTLGVVQRFLTTDGLLIQLLLLSISGLVGLGVFGAIAAWMKLPEVNIFVTRMRQKFFKK comes from the coding sequence ATGTTTTCAGATAAGCGCCGTCTGAATATTTGTCGGGTACTATTTGTGACACAAGAACAAAAAGTTTCTCGTTCTCTTGCCGGGATTGCCGGAATTGTTGCTGTTGCCACCATCATTAGCAAAGTTGTAGGGTTGGCACGGCAAGTAGCAATAGGTGCGGCTTTTGGTACTGGCCCTGTTGCTGATGCCTATAGTTTCGCCTATATTATCCCAGGTTTTTTACTAATTTTACTTGGTGGCATTAATGGCCCTTTCTACAGTGCAATTGTTAGTGTCTTAGCCAAGCGCAAAAAAGAAGAAGCTGCTCCTTTAGTGGAGACTATGACAACCCTGGTTGGTGGTGTACTTTTGATTGTCACGATCGCTTTGGCAATCTTTGCTGGAAATCTGATTGAGGTAACTACACCAGGGCTAGATCAACGTGCAGATGGACAGTTGGTGAAGGCGATCGCCACAAAACAACTCCAGATCATGTCACCAATGGCTATTCTTGCCGGACTTATTGGTATCGGATTTGGCACACTCAACGTCGCAAATCAATTTTGGTTACCATCTATTAGTCCTTTATTATCAAGCATTACAGTTGTAATTGCCGTAGCTTTTTTATGGTTGCAATTAGGTACTAAAATTTACACTGCTGAGTATTTAATGTATGGCGGCGCGGTATTAGCGATCGGAACTTTAGCGGGAGCTGTGCTGCAATGGCTTGTGCAATTAGTGGCACAGGCACGTATTGGTATGGGTTCATTTCGCCTGCGGTTTGATTTTAATCAGCCGGGAGTTAGGGAAGTCATGAAAATTATGTTGCCAGCTACCTTCTCTTCTGGGATGCTCTACATCAACTGGCAGATCAATTCTATTTTCGCTTCCTTCATTCCTGCTGCTGCCTCTGGCTTGAATTATGCCAATTTACTGGTACAAACTCCATTAGGAGTCATTTCTAATGTCGTTTTAGTTCCTCTATTACCAATTTTTTCTCGACTAACCGATCCAAATGATTGGCATGAGCTAAAACAACGCATTCGCCAAGGATTAATTCTTTCTGCCTTCACGATGCTACCTTTGGGCGCATTGATGATTGCTCTTTCAAATCCGATTGTGCGTGTAGTGTATAAACGGGGAGCTTTCGATCAAGCTGCCTCAGATATGGTGTCCTCGCTGTTGGTTGCCTATGGTGTAGGAATGTTTGTATATTTAGGGCGTGATGTGCTAGTGCGGGTATTTTATGCCCTGGGTGATGGTGAAACGCCTTTTCGCATTAGTCTGTTTAACATCTTTGTGAATGTCTTCCTAGATTGGATTTTAATTAAATCTTTTGGCGCTCCTGGTTTGGTTTTAGCAACAGTAGGAGTAAATTTGAGTTCAACATTAATGCTCTTATGGTTGCTCGATCGCAAGCTGAATGGCATCCCTTGGCGAGAATGGAGCATACCTATTTTTGGTTTGACTGGTGCAAGCTTCGTCGCAGGTTTTGCCAGTTTCTTTACTTTAGGGGTTGTACAAAGGTTCTTGACTACAGATGGTTTACTGATTCAACTATTGTTGTTGAGTATATCTGGCTTGGTAGGTTTGGGCGTTTTTGGGGCGATCGCTGCTTGGATGAAGTTACCAGAAGTGAATATTTTTGTAACTCGGATGCGGCAAAAGTTTTTCAAGAAATAG
- the yidD gene encoding membrane protein insertion efficiency factor YidD → MEITYFEPFVKKTAINSITAYQDYISPYKGFSCPHRLLNGGDSCSQYVKKMLTEQSLVEAVQSSLQRFKDCTHASKIITTRNSGGGCIVIPCCIPL, encoded by the coding sequence ATGGAAATTACCTACTTTGAGCCTTTTGTTAAGAAAACAGCAATCAACTCTATTACTGCTTATCAAGATTATATTTCTCCGTACAAAGGATTTTCCTGCCCTCATCGGCTATTAAATGGCGGGGATTCCTGCTCTCAATACGTTAAAAAAATGCTGACTGAGCAAAGTTTAGTAGAAGCCGTACAATCATCTTTACAAAGATTTAAAGATTGTACTCATGCCAGCAAAATTATTACAACTAGAAACTCTGGTGGCGGTTGTATTGTCATCCCTTGCTGCATACCTCTTTAA
- a CDS encoding LCP family protein translates to MVKQAERLKNKIKFQRVQQPPVQANAQQQVEVSSQLVESVGSIPSQLYQRLGLAMPRWLFWLLTIVVGITLSGLLVSTLALWTPLWSDIDRTDEELGMDNPDAEKMPLPGEIWSNISQYKLIRPMNILVMGIEPVPGTVDGSPESFAGKSDTMLLLRLNPEDKTMRVLSIPKDTMIAIPESKGLNKVSEANAQGGSVLAARVVSRTLSNAPIDRYIRISTSGLRQLVDQLGGVEVFVPKAMEYRDSAGKFSINLVSGWQTLNGEQAEQFIRFREANTGDLPRVQRQQALIMGLRERLFSPTVLPKLPQLVRIMGKYFDTNLKVEEMMAIVNFTLNLERDNFQMTILPGIFSRLSADPDSYWLDLSGRIDLLTNYTGVIIGGLKSDARPVTSLKIAIQNSSNQPQLTEKVINSLKQKGFTKIYAVPDLPDRHSETKIIAQKGNRKAAEKLQEVLGLGNIEVSATGDLESELTIRIGKDWKE, encoded by the coding sequence GTGGTTAAACAAGCAGAACGATTAAAAAATAAAATTAAATTTCAACGAGTGCAGCAGCCACCTGTTCAAGCAAATGCGCAACAGCAAGTAGAAGTTTCTTCTCAATTGGTAGAGTCTGTCGGTTCTATTCCTAGCCAGCTTTACCAAAGGTTGGGTTTAGCTATGCCTCGGTGGCTGTTTTGGCTATTGACGATCGTCGTTGGGATCACTTTGTCAGGGCTGTTGGTATCAACCTTGGCGCTTTGGACTCCGTTGTGGAGTGATATAGATAGAACAGACGAAGAATTGGGCATGGATAATCCAGATGCCGAGAAAATGCCATTGCCTGGGGAAATCTGGAGCAATATCTCCCAGTACAAGCTGATACGCCCGATGAATATTTTAGTGATGGGTATCGAACCAGTTCCTGGAACTGTTGACGGCTCACCAGAAAGTTTTGCTGGTAAAAGCGATACCATGTTGCTCCTCAGGCTCAACCCCGAAGACAAAACTATGCGGGTACTTTCAATTCCCAAAGATACAATGATAGCAATTCCAGAATCTAAGGGATTAAATAAAGTATCCGAAGCGAATGCGCAAGGAGGATCGGTTCTAGCAGCACGAGTTGTCAGCCGCACCCTGAGCAATGCGCCTATAGACCGTTATATCCGTATTTCTACTAGTGGTTTGCGGCAGTTGGTAGATCAACTGGGTGGAGTAGAGGTGTTCGTTCCTAAAGCGATGGAATATAGAGACTCTGCTGGTAAATTTTCGATTAACTTAGTCAGTGGCTGGCAAACTCTTAACGGAGAACAAGCAGAACAGTTTATCCGTTTCCGCGAAGCCAATACAGGGGATTTACCAAGAGTGCAGCGACAGCAAGCTTTAATTATGGGTTTGCGCGAACGTCTGTTTAGTCCTACTGTTTTACCCAAATTGCCCCAACTAGTGCGGATTATGGGCAAATACTTTGACACTAACTTAAAAGTTGAAGAAATGATGGCAATAGTCAATTTCACTCTCAACTTAGAGAGGGATAATTTCCAGATGACTATCTTGCCAGGTATTTTCAGCCGTTTAAGTGCAGATCCTGATAGCTATTGGCTAGATCTGTCTGGAAGAATTGACTTACTGACTAATTATACCGGAGTGATTATAGGTGGTCTCAAGTCAGATGCACGACCTGTAACTAGTCTCAAAATTGCTATTCAAAATTCTTCCAATCAACCCCAGCTAACAGAAAAAGTTATTAACTCTCTTAAACAAAAAGGCTTCACAAAAATTTATGCTGTCCCAGATTTACCCGATCGCCACAGCGAAACTAAGATTATCGCGCAAAAAGGTAACCGTAAAGCAGCAGAAAAACTGCAAGAAGTTCTGGGCTTAGGTAACATTGAGGTGTCGGCGACAGGCGATTTAGAATCAGAACTCACCATTCGGATTGGGAAAGATTGGAAAGAGTAA
- a CDS encoding ABC-2 family transporter protein, with the protein MKRLLRTAWTLLSVYYAYMVEYRAELILWVLSGSLPIILMGVWTQAAQGGNFGLTPVDFARYFLAVFLVRQLTVVWAIWDVEKEVIEGKLSNRLLQPLDPVWHHVASHLGERGARIPFTFLLIGLFFILYPQAFWVPSLGEIFLFFLVGGLAFILRFVIQYTFALFAFWTERASAIENFWFLFYLFLSGMIAPLDVFPEPVRTVVLFTPFPYLIDFPASILVGLPVNMTRGFLATLGWILLFLILNRWLWRQGLKQYSGMGA; encoded by the coding sequence ATGAAGCGCCTCCTTAGAACAGCTTGGACATTGCTTTCTGTTTACTATGCTTATATGGTGGAGTATCGAGCAGAACTTATTTTATGGGTTTTGTCTGGTTCTTTGCCAATTATATTAATGGGAGTTTGGACGCAGGCAGCTCAAGGTGGAAATTTTGGTTTAACACCCGTAGATTTTGCCCGTTACTTTTTAGCTGTTTTCCTCGTTCGGCAATTAACAGTTGTTTGGGCAATCTGGGATGTTGAAAAGGAAGTAATAGAAGGCAAGCTTTCTAACCGATTATTACAACCACTCGATCCAGTGTGGCATCATGTTGCATCTCATCTAGGTGAAAGAGGTGCGCGTATACCCTTTACGTTCCTGTTAATTGGATTGTTTTTTATACTGTATCCTCAAGCTTTTTGGGTACCGAGTTTAGGAGAAATTTTTCTTTTTTTCTTGGTTGGTGGATTGGCTTTTATCTTACGCTTTGTAATTCAGTACACGTTTGCTTTATTTGCTTTTTGGACAGAAAGAGCTAGCGCCATAGAAAATTTTTGGTTCTTATTTTATTTGTTTTTGTCTGGTATGATTGCCCCTTTAGATGTTTTCCCCGAACCAGTAAGAACAGTAGTACTTTTCACACCTTTTCCCTATTTAATTGATTTTCCTGCGAGTATTTTGGTGGGACTACCTGTAAATATGACAAGGGGATTTTTGGCAACATTAGGTTGGATTTTATTATTTTTGATTTTGAATCGCTGGCTGTGGCGGCAGGGATTAAAGCAGTATTCGGGAATGGGAGCGTGA
- a CDS encoding mannose-1-phosphate guanylyltransferase yields the protein MTRPLFPVILAGGKGERFWPLSRQNRPKQFLDLDGSGRSLLQGTADRLLPLAGDWDNLWVITSSQIAQGVKEQLPKLPPDNLLIELQGRDTAAAVAWTSLEIKKRYGDDAIVGFFPADHWIAEQEAFANTLYAATQLAANTAAIVTLGIKPAFPSTGYGYIEQGEKIGCFNDLPAYHVNRFTEKPNRQTAEKFLSTERFSWNSGMFIFRVGVVLKELHIHAPDIIEPLEKYGPDIYTHLPKMSIDYALMEKTGLAYVIPVEFGWDDLGDWNAIERLLKKEDTTNVELGAHVGLDTNGAIIYNSDPNDVVVTIGLEDVVIVRDRNVTLIVKKDRTQEIKQILKTLQNDPRFTELL from the coding sequence ATGACTAGACCATTGTTCCCTGTAATTCTTGCCGGTGGAAAGGGCGAGCGTTTTTGGCCTTTAAGTCGCCAAAACCGTCCCAAGCAATTTTTAGATTTAGATGGTAGTGGTAGAAGTCTCCTACAAGGAACTGCTGATCGGCTGCTACCACTTGCAGGCGATTGGGACAACTTGTGGGTAATAACTTCTAGTCAGATAGCTCAAGGAGTTAAAGAACAACTGCCTAAACTCCCACCTGATAACTTATTAATTGAGTTACAAGGACGAGACACCGCCGCTGCTGTTGCTTGGACAAGCTTAGAAATCAAAAAGCGTTACGGAGATGACGCTATTGTTGGCTTTTTCCCCGCCGATCACTGGATTGCTGAACAAGAAGCTTTTGCAAACACATTATATGCAGCAACTCAACTAGCGGCAAACACAGCAGCGATTGTCACATTGGGGATCAAACCTGCCTTTCCATCAACTGGTTACGGCTATATAGAACAAGGCGAAAAAATTGGTTGCTTTAATGACTTGCCAGCTTATCACGTTAACCGTTTTACTGAAAAGCCTAACCGTCAAACGGCAGAAAAGTTTCTGTCTACGGAACGCTTTAGCTGGAATAGTGGGATGTTTATCTTTCGGGTGGGTGTTGTTCTTAAGGAACTGCATATCCACGCTCCGGATATTATTGAGCCGTTGGAAAAATATGGCCCTGATATCTATACTCATCTCCCTAAGATGAGTATAGACTATGCCCTTATGGAAAAGACAGGTCTAGCATACGTAATTCCGGTGGAATTTGGTTGGGATGATTTAGGTGACTGGAATGCGATCGAGCGTTTATTGAAAAAAGAAGATACTACAAATGTAGAATTAGGTGCTCATGTTGGATTGGATACCAATGGAGCAATTATTTACAATAGCGATCCCAATGATGTAGTTGTTACTATCGGCTTAGAAGATGTGGTAATTGTGCGCGATCGCAATGTAACTTTGATTGTAAAAAAAGACCGCACCCAAGAAATCAAACAAATCCTCAAAACTCTTCAAAACGATCCCCGATTTACAGAACTACTTTGA